The sequence CGCCACGATGGCTTCGCCCACCTGAGCCGTCGTCAGCGCTGGGATGGTGGCAATCAGCCCCTGATCAACCGGATTGACAACGTCGATGGTGGCGCCGCTACTGGCGGCAACCCAAGCGCCGTTGATGTAGGCTTGGTTTTGAAAAATACATTTGGTGACGATGCTCATGAGTGTCTCTTTTCTCTCTTAAAAGCTGTTTTTGTTTGCTACCTGCCTCTAGGCGGGCGGGATTGAACGGCATGGATCAGGATGGATGCTCATTGAAGATCGTATGACCGTATTACGGCAATAAGCCGCAAAAGCGGGCAAACATAAGCCAGGCATAAGCTCAATGCTGGCTAATTCACCACCTAAGCCACCCGCATCACCCAAAATCAATATGACCGTATTACGGTATTATTTAATAATATAACGCCCAGCTTAAAAACGTCAACGATAAAAATCAAGGCTCTGGGTTTTCAGCCTACTCATGATCCACATCAGCCTATGGCCGCAGCGCTCATGCTGAAACGGCAACACCAAGCCAAACCCTCATGGACTTTCGCTTGCCAAGGCCTTTGGGGCTAATCATCATAGGCATGCCTCGCTTGATCCAGAATCCATCAACCATGATGCATGGCGCCCAGATTTGGACTGTACTGACCGTCAGACTGCGCCTAACCCATCCCGCGAGCAACCGCAGCACAGCGCCATTAGGCCATAAAAAAAGCGCTGAATCATCAGCGCTCTGGTGTGTCGATCGGGCCGCCTAAGACTGCTGAATGCTCAACAGTAAATCTCTAAAGGCCGCTGGATTCTTAGTGAACGTCATTTCACCGGCCGGTGGGAAATGATAATCCAGCAAGCGCGACACCCAAAAACGGATGCAGCCTGCCTGCTGCGCAATCGGCAAGTAGGCCAGCTCATCTTCGCTCAATGGCCGTACGCTGCCGTAGCCGGCTAAAAATGCCTGCACCAAAGCCTCATCCAGCTGATGCGCTGAATTCTGGGCCCAATCATTAATCGCAATCGCAATGTCGTAGACAAAGCTGCCGCGGCAAGCATAGTAAAAATCGATGAAGCCCGTGACTTCGTCGCCCTCTAACAAAACGTTGTCTTTAAACAGGTCGGCGTGAATCAAGCCCTGCGGCAGTTTAGCATCGCTGTTGTCTCTCAAAAACGCAATGGTCGACTGCAATAGTTCAGCATCGGCGGGGCTCAAGAGCGGCAGCAAACGATCTGATTCAGCCGTCCACCAAGGCGCATGGCGCGGATTGGCCATGGTTAACTCGGTACAGGCGGTGGCCAAATGCATTTTGGCCAGCATCGCCCCCACAGAGTGGCACTGAGCAGCATTGGGCTGCGTCACGTCTCGGCCTGTCAGACAACTGACTAAACAGGCGGCTTTATCGTGCAGCAAATGCATGAACTCGCCTGATTTTTGCGGAATCGGTGCGGGGCAAGCCACGCCTTGAGCGCTGAGTAAGGCCATTAAATCTAAGAAGAACGGCAGCTCATCTGGGCGTAGAGTCTCGAAAATGGTCAATACATAACGATCCACGCTGGTGGTCACAAAGTAATTGGTATTGGTGATGCCCTGGGCGATGCCTTTAAGCGACACTAAAGTGCCAATATCATAATCTTTTAAGAAGACCGCCATTTCCGCTTCGGTCACACTGGTATACACCGACATACTCACCCTTTAACAATATTAACTTTATAAGCCATCCGTGATTATACATAAAAAAGGCCTTGCGTCACGCAAGGCCTTTCTTTCTAGACGGAACGTCTAAAGATCGCTGCCGTTTACACCAAACCCTGTGCCAACATGGCGTCGGCCACCTTGGTAAAGCCACCAATATTGGCGCCATTCACATAGTTCACGTAACCATCTTGATAGCCATACTCTTCACACATGTGGTGAATTTTTTGCATAATGGTGTGCAGCTTCTCATCCACTTCACCGGCCGACCACAATAGGCGCATGCTGTTTTGGCTCATCTCCAAACCCGACACGGCCACGCCACCAGCATTACTGGCCTTACCCGGCGCGTACAGAATCTTAGCCGCAATAAAGGCATCCACAGCTCCGGTAGTGCTTGGCATATTAGCGCCTTCAGAAATACAGTAGCAACCGTTAGCCAACAAGGTTTGTGCGTCTTTTTCGTCTAGCTCATTTTGAGTCGCGCAAGGCATGGCCACATCACAAGGCACGCCCCAAGGACGTTGGCCTTCATGATAGGTTAAGCCCTGCTCTTGTGCGTACACGCTTAAGCGTTCGCGACGGTCGTTTTTCAACACCATCAGCTCTTGCCACTGCGCCAGCGTCATGCCGTCTGGGAAATGCACGAAACCACCAGAGTCAGACATGGTCAAGACTTTCGCGTCCCACTCTAGGCATTTCTGGGCCGCGTATTGCGCCACGTTGCCCGAGCCCGAGATCACCACTGATTTACCGGCAATGTGTTTTTTACGGGTTTTCAGCATTTCTTCTGCAAAGTACACGGCGCCATAGCCTGTGGCCTCAGGACGAATCAAGCTGCCGCCAAAACTCATGCCTTTACCGGTTAAAACGGACGCAAACTCGTTGCTGATGCGTTTATATTGACCATATAAATAGCCCACTTCACGCCCGCCCACGCCGATGTCGCCAGCCGGTACGTCAATGTTTGGGCCAATGTGGCGATACAGCTCGGTCATAAAGGACTGGCAAAAACGCATCACTTCATTGTCTGATTTGCCTTTAGGGTCGAAGTCAGAGCCGCCTTTACCGCCGCCCATAGGCAAGGTGGTCAAAGCATTTTTAAACACTTGCTCAAAGGCCAAGAATTTCAAAATGCCCAAGTTGACGCTGGGGTGAAAGCGCAGACCGCCTTTATAAGGGCCAATGGCAGACGACATTTGAATCCGGTAGCCACGATTGACCTGGGCCAAACCTTTGTCGTCAATCCAGGGGATGCGGAACATGATCACCCGCTCAGGCTCAACGATGCGCTCTAAAATGCTGCGCTGGGCGTATTTGGGGTTTTTTTCAAGAAAGGGCCATAGGCTGTGAAAGACTTCTTCTGCAGCCTGATGAAATTCAGGCTGATGTGGGTCTCTTTGTTTGATTTTTAATAAAAAATCGTCTAGTTGGATCTCGCTCATATCTTTGATTCCTTGTTGATTAATGTCTCACAATAAAATCGGCTGGCCATCCTGTGTTTATTCTTTTGGGACGGCATTTGGCGCTGGCGAAGCGGGCGCACACATCTGCTGCATCGCACCATACGGACGTCACAAAACGACCCTATGGGCATGAATCTAATTATTTAGGTGTGAGGATGCCGTCTGAGAAACAGGCGGACTTGGCAGGTGCCAGACACATGCGGCATGCACCGCAGACGAATACACGCCCATGAGTGACTGTAGATTAACTAAGTGTACCGACTATTTCTCAGCGGGCTGCAAGCTCTCTCGCGCCTTGAGTATTTTTCTTATTCTTAGTAGGTTTTTTATAGTAGCCGATTTTTTAGGGTTATTCTAGAAAAAATTACGCCATTCACGCATTTTTTTAGAACTTTTATGCCAAAAATGTCGGATTAATAAAAAAATAGTGTCAATTCAGCCGTTTAACATTTTAATATTAATAGACACACCCCTTGCCAAGCTAAATACCAATATAGCCCCTAACGGGGCTACTTAGCAGCAACTAGGCATTTAAAAACGGGTTATAACGCTTCTCATGCCCAATAGTGGTCATGGGCCCATGCCCAGGAATGACTTCGGTCTCGTCCGGCAGTAGCCACAGCTTGGTACGAATATGGTGCAGCAGCGCTGCATGATCGCCACGCGGAAAGTCGGTTCGACCAATCGATTCTCTAAACAACACGTCGCCAGCAATCAGCAGGCCTTGCGCCGCATGATAAAACACCACGTGGCCGGGCGTGTGGCCAGGGATATGAAACACCTTAAACGTTTCTTGACCAACGCTGACTTCATCACCCTCGTGCAGCCATTGATCTGGGATAAACGTCTCGCTGGGGGCAAAGCCAAAACGCTGGCTTTGCATCGGCAGCTGAGCAATCCAAAAATCATCCTCTTGCTCGGGGCCGATCACCGGCACGGGCTGCTGCGCCACAAGGCGGGTCACGCCGCCGACGTGGTCAATGTGGCCATGGGTCAGCCAAATCGCCTTTAGGGTTAAGCCTTGTGCGGCAACGGCCGCCTGAATCAGCTCGATGTCGCCACCCGGATCGGTGACCACGGCCTCTTTGGTGACGTCACACCACAATAGGGTGCTGTTTTGTTGAAACGGGGTAACGGGATTGATTTGGTATTTTAACGCCATGCGTGCTCCTACAGATGATTGCTGTTTTTATCCCTTGAGCTTACTCGATTTAGGCGCACAATGCCATGCATGGGTGGGATTCGCTGGCCAATGAACGGCCATGCTTGGGGTTCACCACGAACATAACGGCTAGCCCATCTAGCTCACTGACCCATAAGCCACGGTTTATTGATTGTTGGTAGAGAGGCGCAAAGCATAGCGTGCCCACCCTACCGCAGTAGCCTTACGCCCACAAAAAAGCCAGCTGCGCAAGGCAACTGGCTGTTTCATCACTCATTAGATTAATGACGGAAGTGACGAATCCCGGTCAACACCATCGCCATACCGTGTTCGTTGGCGGCGTCAAAAATTTCTTGATCGCGCATTGAACCACCCGGGTGAATAATGGCTTTAATGCCCTGCTCGGCAATCACGTCGATGCCGTCGCGGAACGGGAAGAAGGCATCAGAGGCCGCTACGGCACTGGCCAAAGATAGGCCAGCTTCGCCGGCTTTACGCGAAGCGATGCGGGTAGAGTCCACGCGGCTCATTTGGCCGGCGCCAATACCGCAGGTTTGGCCTTGGCTACAGAACACGATGGCGTTTGATTTCACAAACTTGGCCACGTTCCAAGCGAACAATAAGTCTTTCATTTCTTGTTCAGAAGGCTCACGGGCGCTGACGATCTTTAAATCGGCCATGGTCAACTGATGGGTGTCTGGGGTTTGCACCAACAAACCACCGCCTACACGCTTCAGTTCAAACTCATTGGCACCGGCCAACATCGGGATTTCTAATACGCGCACGTTGGCTTTACCGGCCACAACGGCTTTAGCGTCGGCGGTAAAGCTAGGGGCGATCAGCACTTCCATAAATTGGTTGGCCACGATGGCTTCTACGGTTGCGCCGTCTAGCTCACGGTTAAACGCCACAATGCCGCCAAAGGCGCTAGTGGTGTCGGTGGCAAACGCCAATTTATAGGCGCTCAAAGTGTCGGCCGCAATCGCCACGCCACAAGGGTTGGCGTGCTTCACGATCACACAAGCTGGTTCGTTAAACGACTTAACTGCTTCCCAAGCTGCATCGGCATCGGCGATGTTGTTGTATGACAACTCTTTGCCTTGCAACTGGGTGTAATTGGCCAAGCTGCCGGCAGCAGGAGCCAAGTCACGGTAGAAGGCAGCGTGTTGGTGTGGGTTTTCACCGTAGCGCATGTCTTGCACCTTAACGAACTGTTGGTTAAAGCGCTGTGGGAACATAAACTGCTTCGGTTCACCGGCCAATACCTCATCGTCTAGACTGGTGAGGTAATTGCTGATGGCTGAATCGTAGGCAGCGGTATGGGTAAACGCTTTACGAGACAGGTTAAAACGGGTTTTCTTGCTCACTTGGCCATTGTTGGCGGCCATTTCAGCAATGATGGCATCGTAGTCAGCAGCATCGGTCACAATGGCCACATGACCCCAGTTTTTGGCGGCAGAGCGCACCATGGTTGGGCCACCGATGTCGATGTTTTCAATCGCATCTTCTAAGGTGCAGTGAGGTTTATTGATGGTTTGGGTGAATGGGTATAGGTTCACGCACACCAAGTCGATGTTGCCAATATCGTGCGCTTGCATCTGCGCCACATGTTCGGGTAAATCGCGACGGCCCAAAATGCCGCCGTGAATTTTTGGATGCAAGGTTTTCACACGACCATCAAGCATTTCTGGAAAACCGGTGTAGTCAGCCACTTCGGTGACCGCCACGCCATTATCGGCCAATAGTTTTGCCGTCCCACCGGTAGACAAAATTTCTACGCCGTTATTGGCCAAGTTTTGGGCAAACGCCAAAACACCTTCCTTATCCGAAACGCTGATGAGCGCACGTTTAATTGACACCATTTTAGACTATCCTCTAATTAACAATTAATCTCATGTTGCATGAGCTTCTTCCGCAGGGTATTACGATTCAACCCCAAAACCGTTGCCGCACGCGTTTGATTGCCACTACAGTGTTTCAACACCACTTCCAATAAAGGACGTTCGACGCGCGCCAAAACCATATCATAGACACCACAGGCGTTCTCACCACCTAAGTCAGCAAAGTACTGTTCCATTGCTGCACGGATGGTCTCATCAATCACATCTTGCTTAGACATAGCACTCCTACCTTATTCATTACACCACTTCTTGTTCATCTTAAGCACTGCTTCGTCCCCTTTGTGTCGGCCCATGTAGGCAGATCACTCAGTGCCGGTGCGGTACGCTGATGGCCATGCGGCCAGCGCTGCTTGTTGCTGGGTCAGATACGTCGCCATCATCGCCCACTGCTCACTGCTGCTTTCAACCTTATTCACCTGCTGGCGAAAGGCTTTGGCATCAGGCAAGGCGGCAATGTACCAACCAATGTGTTTACGGGCAATCCGACAGCCCATGTATTCACCGTAAAAATCATAAATCTCAGCCAAATGGCCTAAAATCACGTCACTGATCGCAGCCACGCTCAATGCTTCGGGCAACTCACCCGTACGCAGATAGCCGACGATGTCGCGAAACAGCCACGGCGCCCCTTGTGCCCCACGACCGATCATGACGGCATCGGCCGCCGTTGCTTGCAGCACCTGCACCGCTTTTTGCGGGCTGGTGATGTCGCCATTGACCGTCACCGGGATGCGGCTCTGGGCCTTAACTGCTGCGATTAATTCGTAGTGCGCTTCACCTTGATACATCTGGGTGCGGGTACGGCCATGCACGGCCAAAGCAGCAATCCCAGCTTCTTCGGCCAATTGGGCAATGGTGGGCAGATTTAAATGCTCATCATCCCAGCCCAAGCGCGTCTTGAGCGTCACCGGCACCGCCACGGCCTCAACCACGGCCTGCAAAATACGGCTCACCAAAGCTTCATCTTTCATTAAAGCGCTGCCAGCCAGAACGTTACACACTTTCTTGGCAGGACAACCCATATTGATGTCGATGATCTGCGCCCCCTTGGCCACATTAGCCACGGCGGCAGCAGCCATTTCGGCGGGGTCAGAGCCGGCAATCTGCACCGAAATAGGGCCAACATCGCCACTGTGATCGGCGCGCAGCACCGTTTTACGGGTGTGCTGTAGCGATAAATCGCTGGTGATCATTTCACTGGGCGCTAAAGCCGCCCCAAACCCTCGACACAGCCGTCGAAATGGCTTATCGGTAATGCCCGCCATTGGGGCCAGCATGACCGGCTCGGCCAGCTCATAGGGACCAATCTGCATCCCATCCTCACTTTCATCGCGGGCTTCATTCTGTCGCATCAAGGAATGAATTTTACCGCTTTTTCACTCACCTCGCCAATGCCACACGTCAAAAGCAGGCGTTTACCCACATGACTTTGGCCTAAAGGGTGCTGTATTCACACTTTAAATCAAACTCTACAAGATACTTGCGCAAAAAAAGCAGCCTTTTCAGACTGCTTCCCATCGCATCACATCCCTACTGGCGTTTGGCCTCAACGCGGGCCAACTCTGTTTGTTTGGCAATCTTGCGGTTCACCAACCATTGTTGCGCAATCGACAAGATGTTATTCACCAACCAGTACAATACCAAACCTGCTGGGAAGAAGAAGAACATCACCGAGAACGCAATTGGCATAATCTTCATCATCTTCGCTTGCATTGGATCAGCCGGTGGCGGATTCAAGAAGGTTTGCAAGAACATAGTAATGGCCATCAAGGCAGGCAATACATAGTAAGGGTCAGGGCGCGCTAAGTCGGTAATCCAGCCCATCCATGGTGCTTGACGTAGCTCCACCGAGGCGAACAGCGCCCAGTACAGGCCAATAAACACCGGAATCTGTACCAGCATGGGCAAACAGCCGCCCAGAGGATTGATCTTTTCTTTCTTATAAAGACTCATCATCTCTTGCTGTAGCTTCACTTTGTCTTCGCCATACTGCTCACGAATCGCGGTCAAGCGCGGCGCTACGGCACGCATTTTGGCCATAGAGCGGTAAGAAGCAGAGGTCAGTGGGTACAGAACCAGCTTCACCACGACGGTCAATAGCACGATAGACCAGCCCCAGTTGCCGACAAACTTATGAATTTCATTCAATAGCCAGAACAAAGGCGACGCAAAGATGTGTACCTTGCCATAGTCTTTACTCAGGATCAGGTTATCCGCCACGCCTTGCATGATGCTGTATTCTTCAGGACCAGAGTAAAGGGTCATGTTTAGCTGACCGGTTTGGCCTGGCGCCACGGCAGCCATCGGCACCCGCACACCAGAAGAGTACAGGCCATCGCTACGCTTACGGATGTCAAACTGGCAGTCACCGCCACCTTGAACACAGGCACTGGCCTGATCTTTAGGCTCTAAAATCCAAGCAGACACAAAGTAATGCTGAATCATCGACACCCAACCGCTTGGGGCACGACGCTCATAGTCAGCCGCGTCACGGCCTTTGCTGTAATCGGTGTCTAAGTCGCCAAAGGCCACTTTTTGGAAGCCACCTTCAGGCGTGTACAGAGCCGGACCCGTATAAACGTGGGCCAAGCGGCTTTCGCCTTCTGGGGTGCTGCCGTCACGCAGCAAGCGATATACAGCGTCTAGCTTAACAGGGGCTTCGCCCTGGTTAGCCACCTCAAAGCGCACGCCAATTTCATAGCTGCCCTTCTTAAAGGTATAGACTTTATTCACCACCACACCATTGGTTTCAGGCGCGGTCAACGTCACTTCCAACGTGTCGCCATTTAAGGTGTAGCTGTTTTGTGCGGCGCTAAACGCCACATCTTTTAATAGGTATTGACCGTCGGCGCCTAATAAATCAGATTGGGCCACATAGGTATAGTTAGGTTCGTCATCCAACAACACCATTTGCTGATTTTCATCGCCGGTGGCATTGTGTTTCAACAGTTCTAAACGACGCAGATCGCCACCTTTGGTGTCGATGGTGGCTTTAAACATGTCGGTGGTGACTTCGACGCGCTCACCTTTGCCCAATTTTGAATCTTGAGCAGCGGTGCCATTAGGCGCGGTGGTGGATTGACCGGCAGCATCAGTCGTCGCTTGCTGGGTCACTGGTACGGGTTCTGGAGCTGGGAAGAAGTAGTTCCAGCCCATCAAAATCGCCATCGCCACGATGGCAAATGAGATGAGTCGTTTAAATTCCATAGCGTATCACTTTTCCATTTAAGGGACAGGATCGTAGCCACTGCCGCCGAAGGGGTGGCAACGACAAATACGTTTTGCAGCCAAACAGCCGCCTTTGCACGCGCCATACTTAGTTATCGCTTCGAGCGCATACTGTGAACAGGTCGGCGTATAGCGACAGCGAGGCGGTATTAAGGGGCTAATGCATAACTGATAGAACCGGATTATGAGCTTAAATAATCGTGACATCATTGATTTTGCCTTTGCATGAGGGAAGCTAAGGCCGCTACTGCTTCGGCATAGTCTTCACGCTCAAACTTTTTTTTGGCACGGACAATAAAATCTTTTTCAGAAAGTGTGTGTTTATGGCAACGAAACCACTCACGCACCAGCCGCTTCATGTAATTTCGCTCATGTGCGCGCTTAGCGACTTTCTTAGCCATCACCAATCCTAGCCGTGCATGACCTAGTTGATTAGGCCCTACGAAGACTTGGAAGAAAGCATTGCTTTTAGTACGGCGTAAAGTAAAAACGGATGAGTATTCATCCGTTTTTAACATACGATATCGCCGCTCAAATCGGTTTTGCAAAGCTTATACAGCCAAGCGTTTACGACCTTTAGCACGACGCGCAGCCAAAACGGCACGACCACCACGGGTTTTAGAGCGAACCAAGAAACCGTGAGTGCGTTTGCGACGGGTAACTGAAGGTTGGTAAGTACGTTTCATAATGAGTATTCCTACATTTTGCAATCAAGTAAACGAGGGATTACACCCTGTTTTATTGAATTTGTCAATGTTTTTAGCGCTCTGCACTTCAACATTGTCTGTGGATAACTTTAGCAAAACAGGGTAAAATATAGGGCTTAGAGTGGAAACTTTCTTTTGTCCGTCGTTTGCTGATTAATATCAATCGCCTACACCTAGGGCAACCTAGCGCGTACTGGGGGTTATTTTACCCCGAAGCGACGTCGACAAGCACGACCCATTGACTTACTTTTTAAGAAAAACTGTCGCACTTATGCAATTAACTGATTTTTGGCTGCAATGCCTCACTCGTTTAAAAAATGAGCTATCGACGCAACAATACGAAACTTGGATTCGTCACCTAACCGTGGACGAGTCTGAGACGAATTGGATTGTATACGTGCCGAATAACTTTATGCTGAGCTTTGTGAAGGACCGCTTTTTTGAAGGCATCGTCGCCATTCACGCTGAGCTCACCCCTACTAGCCTACCCTTGATCCTCAAAGTAGGCAAAGGCCAAACCGTGGCCTTAGCAGAAGCAAAGAAGCCCAGCGCGGCCGAAGCCATCATGCCTAAGCACGTCCAAAGCGTGCCCAGAGTGCCCGTCAGCGTACCGGTACAGCCTATTTTAAACGTCAACGACACCGACGAAGAGAAAATCAAGCGGGCCGAAAGCATCAGCCACACTCATGAAAACACGCGCTTAAACAGCGCCTACACTTTCGACACCCTGGTTGAGGGCAAGGGTAACCGCTTGGCCTGCGCCGCGGCTCAGCACATTGCTGAAACCCCGGGCGACAGCAACTACAACCCTTTATTTATTTATGGTAGCACCGGCCTGGGTAAAACCCACTTGGTCCAGTCTATCGGTAACCGCGTCTACCAGCTCAACCCTAAAGCCAAAGTGCGCTACATTCACGCCGAAAGCTATGTGCGCGACATCATGCGCGCCTTTAGAGAAAAATCGTTTGACCAATTTAAACAGTATTATCACTCGTTGGATTTATTAATCATCGACGACGTGCAGTTTATTTCGGGCAAAGACCGCACCATGGAAGAATTCTTCTATTTGTTTAACTATCTTGTGGACACGCAAAAACAGGTGGTGATGACCTGTGATACTCTACCCAATAAGATAGACGGCATGGACGACCGCTTAAAATCGCGTATGTCTTGGGGCCTAACGGTTGAGTTAGCGCCGCCTGAACTGGAAATGCGCGTGGCCATTTTGCAGCGAAAGGCCGAACAGTCTAACGTGCGCCTAGCCCATGAGCCGGCGTTCTTTATTGCCCAAAGCATCCGTTCCAACGTGCGTGAATTAGAAGGGGCCTTTAAGAAGGTGGTCGCCACCAGTAAATTCTTAAACGCCGAGATCGACACCGAATTGGCCAAATATGCCTTACAAGACATTTTGGCCACGACCCAGCGTCAAATCACCATCGATCAGATTCAAAAAATTGTGGCCGACTATTACCACATCAAGGTCAACGACATCTTAGGTAAAAAGCGCACCCGCGCCATTGCCCGACCCAGACAGATCGCCATGACCTTGGCCAAAGAACTGACCCAGCAAAGCTTACCCAGCATTGGCGACGCCTTTGGCAATCGTGACCACACCACGGTGCTGCACGCGAACAAAACCATTAACGAATTCAAAAAGACCGACCCCGAAGTCTCACAAGACTACGAAGCGCTCTTACGCATACTACGCAACTGAACTTGAATGACACTTTCTTAAGGAATTGATTATGCTTATTTTACAAGCTGAACGTGATGCCCTGCTCAAGCCATTGCAAATGGTGACAGGGATTGTGGAGCGTCGCCACACATTGCCCATTTTGTCTAACGTTCTGATTGAGAGCAAAGGCGGTCAAACCCATATTTTGGCCACCGACTTAGAAATTCAAATTCACACCCTAGGCCCCACCACCAGCACCGAAGACTTTCGGGTGACCACCAACGCCAAAAAGCTACAGGACATTTTACGTGCCCTACCCGACAATGCTTTGGTGTCATTGGAACAGGCCGACAACCGCATGACGTTAAAAGCAGGCAAAAGCCGCTTTAACCTACAGACCCTACCGGCCGACGACTTTCCGCTATTGTCAGTAGGTGAAGACATCACTTCTTGCTTTAGCCTGCCGCAAGAAGCGTTCAAGCAAATGTTGTCTCAAGTTCAGTACAGTATGGCCGTGCAAGACATCCGCTACTATTTAAATGGTTTATTGATGCAAACCGAAGGCGACCAGCTGCGCCTAGTGGCCACCGACGGCCACCGCCTAGCCTACGTTTGCTGCACCATCGACGCTCAACTGCCCAAGGCCGAAGTGATTTTGCCGCGTAAAACCGTGATTGAATTATTCAAACTATTGAATCAGCCAGAAGAGCCGCTGACCATTGAATTACTGACCAATCAAGTGCGCCTACGCTGCGGCGACACCGTGATCGTGAGTAAAATCATCGACGGTAAATTCCCAGACTTTAACCGCGTCATCCCTTTGGATAACGACAAAATCTTCTTGGTGGGCCGCACCCAGCTATTAGGCGCCTTAGAACGGGCCGCTATTTTGGCCAACGAAAAATTCCGCGGCGCGCGCTTACAGATCAAGCCCGGCGTATTAAGCGTGGTGTGTAGCAATAACGATCAAGAAGAAGCCCAAGAAGAAATCGAAATCGCCTATCAAGGCGAAAGTTTAGAAGTAGGCTTTAACATTGCCTACTTAATGGACGTGTTACGTAACGTCCACGTGGATGACCTACAGTTGGCCTTTGGCGATGCCTCACGCTCAACCTTGTTCACCATCCCTGAAAATCCAAACTTTAAATACATCGTGATGCCGATGCGCATTTAACCTCGCCTTAAGCGCGTCACGAAACGGTGACTCACGTCACCGTTGGTTATTTATATTGAAGAAAACGAGAAAAGACTATGACCCAACCCGATTACGGTGCCGACAGTATTAAAGTATTAAAAGGCTTGGATGCGGTACGCAAACGCCCCGGCATGTATATTGGCGACACCCAAGACGGTACGGGCTTGCATCACATGGTGTTTGAAACCTTAGACAACGCCATTGACGAAGCCCTAGCCGGCCATTGCGACAAGATCACCGTCACCATCCATGCTGACAATTCTATTTCTGTGGAAGACAAC comes from Neisseriaceae bacterium CLB008 and encodes:
- the purH gene encoding bifunctional phosphoribosylaminoimidazolecarboxamide formyltransferase/IMP cyclohydrolase → MVSIKRALISVSDKEGVLAFAQNLANNGVEILSTGGTAKLLADNGVAVTEVADYTGFPEMLDGRVKTLHPKIHGGILGRRDLPEHVAQMQAHDIGNIDLVCVNLYPFTQTINKPHCTLEDAIENIDIGGPTMVRSAAKNWGHVAIVTDAADYDAIIAEMAANNGQVSKKTRFNLSRKAFTHTAAYDSAISNYLTSLDDEVLAGEPKQFMFPQRFNQQFVKVQDMRYGENPHQHAAFYRDLAPAAGSLANYTQLQGKELSYNNIADADAAWEAVKSFNEPACVIVKHANPCGVAIAADTLSAYKLAFATDTTSAFGGIVAFNRELDGATVEAIVANQFMEVLIAPSFTADAKAVVAGKANVRVLEIPMLAGANEFELKRVGGGLLVQTPDTHQLTMADLKIVSAREPSEQEMKDLLFAWNVAKFVKSNAIVFCSQGQTCGIGAGQMSRVDSTRIASRKAGEAGLSLASAVAASDAFFPFRDGIDVIAEQGIKAIIHPGGSMRDQEIFDAANEHGMAMVLTGIRHFRH
- the gdhA gene encoding NADP-specific glutamate dehydrogenase; translated protein: MSEIQLDDFLLKIKQRDPHQPEFHQAAEEVFHSLWPFLEKNPKYAQRSILERIVEPERVIMFRIPWIDDKGLAQVNRGYRIQMSSAIGPYKGGLRFHPSVNLGILKFLAFEQVFKNALTTLPMGGGKGGSDFDPKGKSDNEVMRFCQSFMTELYRHIGPNIDVPAGDIGVGGREVGYLYGQYKRISNEFASVLTGKGMSFGGSLIRPEATGYGAVYFAEEMLKTRKKHIAGKSVVISGSGNVAQYAAQKCLEWDAKVLTMSDSGGFVHFPDGMTLAQWQELMVLKNDRRERLSVYAQEQGLTYHEGQRPWGVPCDVAMPCATQNELDEKDAQTLLANGCYCISEGANMPSTTGAVDAFIAAKILYAPGKASNAGGVAVSGLEMSQNSMRLLWSAGEVDEKLHTIMQKIHHMCEEYGYQDGYVNYVNGANIGGFTKVADAMLAQGLV
- a CDS encoding helix-turn-helix domain-containing protein, which codes for MSKQDVIDETIRAAMEQYFADLGGENACGVYDMVLARVERPLLEVVLKHCSGNQTRAATVLGLNRNTLRKKLMQHEINC
- the dusB gene encoding tRNA dihydrouridine synthase DusB, giving the protein MQIGPYELAEPVMLAPMAGITDKPFRRLCRGFGAALAPSEMITSDLSLQHTRKTVLRADHSGDVGPISVQIAGSDPAEMAAAAVANVAKGAQIIDINMGCPAKKVCNVLAGSALMKDEALVSRILQAVVEAVAVPVTLKTRLGWDDEHLNLPTIAQLAEEAGIAALAVHGRTRTQMYQGEAHYELIAAVKAQSRIPVTVNGDITSPQKAVQVLQATAADAVMIGRGAQGAPWLFRDIVGYLRTGELPEALSVAAISDVILGHLAEIYDFYGEYMGCRIARKHIGWYIAALPDAKAFRQQVNKVESSSEQWAMMATYLTQQQAALAAWPSAYRTGTE
- the thrB gene encoding homoserine kinase, yielding MSVYTSVTEAEMAVFLKDYDIGTLVSLKGIAQGITNTNYFVTTSVDRYVLTIFETLRPDELPFFLDLMALLSAQGVACPAPIPQKSGEFMHLLHDKAACLVSCLTGRDVTQPNAAQCHSVGAMLAKMHLATACTELTMANPRHAPWWTAESDRLLPLLSPADAELLQSTIAFLRDNSDAKLPQGLIHADLFKDNVLLEGDEVTGFIDFYYACRGSFVYDIAIAINDWAQNSAHQLDEALVQAFLAGYGSVRPLSEDELAYLPIAQQAGCIRFWVSRLLDYHFPPAGEMTFTKNPAAFRDLLLSIQQS
- a CDS encoding MBL fold metallo-hydrolase, whose translation is MALKYQINPVTPFQQNSTLLWCDVTKEAVVTDPGGDIELIQAAVAAQGLTLKAIWLTHGHIDHVGGVTRLVAQQPVPVIGPEQEDDFWIAQLPMQSQRFGFAPSETFIPDQWLHEGDEVSVGQETFKVFHIPGHTPGHVVFYHAAQGLLIAGDVLFRESIGRTDFPRGDHAALLHHIRTKLWLLPDETEVIPGHGPMTTIGHEKRYNPFLNA